One window from the genome of Candidatus Roizmanbacteria bacterium CG_4_9_14_0_2_um_filter_38_17 encodes:
- a CDS encoding DNA-3-methyladenine glycosylase 2 family protein, with product MQMVIQHFKATDAVIYSIIERSRKLEKLKPIDKKDYFLKLVREIVYQQLSGKAGDTIYSRFELLFPNEKITPNNVLKVSPQEIRKAGVSNAKTQYIHNLAEAVKNKNLLFQNYKDMSNENIVKNLIQVKGIGLWTAEMFLMFSMGREDVFSYDDVGLRNGLMKLYGFKDKPSNEEIEKIVSKWTPYKTYGSMLLWKSLEL from the coding sequence GAGGAGTAGAAAATTGGAAAAACTTAAGCCAATAGATAAGAAAGACTATTTCTTGAAATTGGTACGAGAGATTGTATATCAGCAGTTATCTGGTAAGGCTGGAGATACTATTTATTCTAGATTTGAGCTACTTTTCCCAAATGAGAAAATTACTCCAAATAATGTTTTGAAAGTAAGTCCACAAGAAATTCGTAAAGCTGGGGTTTCAAATGCAAAAACACAATATATTCATAATCTAGCGGAGGCAGTAAAAAATAAAAATTTATTGTTTCAAAATTATAAAGATATGAGCAATGAGAATATAGTAAAAAATTTGATCCAAGTAAAAGGAATTGGGTTGTGGACTGCTGAAATGTTTTTGATGTTTAGTATGGGTCGTGAAGATGTGTTTTCATATGATGATGTAGGTTTGCGAAATGGCTTAATGAAGTTATATGGATTTAAAGATAAGCCTAGTAATGAAGAAATTGAGAAAATAGTTAGTAAATGGACACCATACAAAACCTACGGTTCTATGCTTCTTTGGAAGAGTCTGGAATTATAG